In the Arachis ipaensis cultivar K30076 chromosome B10, Araip1.1, whole genome shotgun sequence genome, one interval contains:
- the LOC107624294 gene encoding uncharacterized protein LOC107624294 isoform X2, giving the protein MSIQPKTEPGSPPILSSTSNKSLETMSVPELIEILRVKWQKEDYDRVEDVLVEREKKLKTKAGELEEKFQLQSLARIDAEDKLKKKEQECEKVQRLYETLFKGVKESGLDKETIENLRKKNKVLECENLKLLELKKKYEVDGNAVDELRKKVAELEAEKKNNLDTTTELNDKNGKLVDEKLKAEFTFSELLDMVSKCSVRFWMSDASFDGEHDINKADDPGFPSKVIEEVKEFNDEINDGSLPLRRNKDFHQSHGAAAAEGGSKFQNIIEISDNDHDDDDIPISRVMQAKATESRKRKLPFSQSCSGNRSGPF; this is encoded by the exons ATGTCAATTCAACCAAAAACTGAACCTGGGTCACCCCCCATTCTCTCATCAACCAGTAACAAAAGCTTGGAGACGATGAGCGTTCCTGAGCTCATTGAAATTCTTCGAGTTAAGTGGCAAAAAGAGGATTATGACAGAGTTGAAGACGTTTTGGTAGAAAGAGAGAAAAAACTTAAAACCAAGGCTGGTGAACTTGAAGAGAAGTTTCAGCTTCAGAGTCTAGCAAGGATTGATGCTGAGGATAAATTGAAGAAGAAAGAGCAAGAGTGTGAGAAGGTACAGAGGCTTTATGAGACGTTGTTTAAGGGAGTGAAGGAAAGTGGGTTAGACAAGGAAACCATTGAGAATTTGAGGAAGAAGAACAAAGTGTTAGAGTGCGAGAATCTTAAGTTGTTGGAGTTGAAGAAGAAATATGAGGTTGATGGCAACGCTGTTGACGAATTAAGGAAGAAAGTGGCTGAGTTAGAGGCTGAAAAGAAGAATAATTTGGATACCACTACTGAGTTGAATGATAAGAATGGGAAGTTGGTGGATGAGAAATTGAAGGCTGAGTTTACGTTTTCGGAATTGCTTGACATGGTTTCGAAATGTTCGGTAAGGTTTTGGATGAGTGATGCTTCTTTTGATGGAGAGCATGATATTAATAAAGCTGATGATCCTGGTTTTCCTTCTAAAGTCATAGAAGAAGTGAAGGAGTTCAATGATGAAATCAATGATGGTTCTCTACCTTTGCGAAGAAACAAAGATTTTCATCAATCTCATGGTGCTGCAGCTG CTGAGGGAGGatccaaatttcaaaatatcattgAGATCAGTGACAATGACCATGACGATGATGATATCCCTATTTCACGAGTAATGCAAGCAAAAGCTACCGAATCACGCAAAAGAAAGCTCCCATTCTCACAATCTTGTTCTGGCAATAGGAGTGG TCCCTTTTAA
- the LOC107624294 gene encoding uncharacterized protein LOC107624294 isoform X1, giving the protein MSIQPKTEPGSPPILSSTSNKSLETMSVPELIEILRVKWQKEDYDRVEDVLVEREKKLKTKAGELEEKFQLQSLARIDAEDKLKKKEQECEKVQRLYETLFKGVKESGLDKETIENLRKKNKVLECENLKLLELKKKYEVDGNAVDELRKKVAELEAEKKNNLDTTTELNDKNGKLVDEKLKAEFTFSELLDMVSKCSVRFWMSDASFDGEHDINKADDPGFPSKVIEEVKEFNDEINDGSLPLRRNKDFHQSHGAAAAEGGSKFQNIIEISDNDHDDDDIPISRVMQAKATESRKRKLPFSQSCSGNRSGSFG; this is encoded by the exons ATGTCAATTCAACCAAAAACTGAACCTGGGTCACCCCCCATTCTCTCATCAACCAGTAACAAAAGCTTGGAGACGATGAGCGTTCCTGAGCTCATTGAAATTCTTCGAGTTAAGTGGCAAAAAGAGGATTATGACAGAGTTGAAGACGTTTTGGTAGAAAGAGAGAAAAAACTTAAAACCAAGGCTGGTGAACTTGAAGAGAAGTTTCAGCTTCAGAGTCTAGCAAGGATTGATGCTGAGGATAAATTGAAGAAGAAAGAGCAAGAGTGTGAGAAGGTACAGAGGCTTTATGAGACGTTGTTTAAGGGAGTGAAGGAAAGTGGGTTAGACAAGGAAACCATTGAGAATTTGAGGAAGAAGAACAAAGTGTTAGAGTGCGAGAATCTTAAGTTGTTGGAGTTGAAGAAGAAATATGAGGTTGATGGCAACGCTGTTGACGAATTAAGGAAGAAAGTGGCTGAGTTAGAGGCTGAAAAGAAGAATAATTTGGATACCACTACTGAGTTGAATGATAAGAATGGGAAGTTGGTGGATGAGAAATTGAAGGCTGAGTTTACGTTTTCGGAATTGCTTGACATGGTTTCGAAATGTTCGGTAAGGTTTTGGATGAGTGATGCTTCTTTTGATGGAGAGCATGATATTAATAAAGCTGATGATCCTGGTTTTCCTTCTAAAGTCATAGAAGAAGTGAAGGAGTTCAATGATGAAATCAATGATGGTTCTCTACCTTTGCGAAGAAACAAAGATTTTCATCAATCTCATGGTGCTGCAGCTG CTGAGGGAGGatccaaatttcaaaatatcattgAGATCAGTGACAATGACCATGACGATGATGATATCCCTATTTCACGAGTAATGCAAGCAAAAGCTACCGAATCACGCAAAAGAAAGCTCCCATTCTCACAATCTTGTTCTGGCAATAGGAGTGGTAGTTTTGGTTAA